The region GTGTAAGTCTGTTAAATTCTTTTCTTAAAACTTCATCTTCATGATAGCCTATTGCAAGAGTATAGTTATGGCCACCTATATTTATTTTTGCTAAATGCATTTTTTATATTTTAAGACTTATTGGGATCAATTCCCTTCATTATTTTTCTTTATACCAGCGGATTGCTTTTTGCTCTTCACTCTGTATAAAGTCATTTTTAGCTTCATTGTACTCATTACCATCTTCCCATTCTTTCTTTCCAAGCTCTTCTTTTAGTTTCTGATATTCGGCTTTTACATCTGGATACGCTTTTAAATAATCTCTGAATGCAATATGTCGTAACCAGTGTTCAGAATCTGTAGGTATTACATGTATATGTGCCAACCTTAAACTATGATCATGAAGTTTCTCAGGAATTTCATCATTTTTATTAATCTGTTCAGGAAAAGACCATTCAGAGGGCTTGGCTTTTAGTTTTACAAAAAATCTTCTGTAAGGCATATCCTCATTGTATTTTTCATAATATACATACTGTCTTCCGGCTAATAAGTGTGGAATTTTATCTAAATCCTTTTCAGAATTAACACCTATCATAATATCGATAACAGGTTTTGCCGAAAGTCCTTCTACAGATGTACTTCCTATATGCTGAATGTCTGTATCTACCAGGACTGTCAACTCTTTCAGTTCCTTCTTTAGCTCTTCAAATCGTTTTTTCCAGTCCGGATTATATTTTTCTATGGTGAGGTGCATGATTGGTAAGTATTATGAATATAATGTTCGGGGGCTTTTCTTGCCGAAAGCTGCATCTTCTAATTTCTGAAGCATTTCGTTTTCTACATCCTCGGAATCCGGCTTATTACAGAGCAGTATCACGGATATCCCACTATTCAAATATAATGAATTATAGGTAAAATATCCAGGCCAGCCACCTGTATGATATACCTGTTTTTCACCATTCTTTTTTTCATCAAGCTCCCAACCCAATCCATACGGAAATACTTGTCCTTCATTATTTACTGTAGGTTCAAACATCAGGTCCAAATATTTTTCATCCACTAAATACTGTTCCAATATCGCATTATTCCATATCAACAGATCATCCAATGTAGAGTTAACCGTTCCGTCACCTTGTATACCGTCCAGATAATAAACATATTCTTCACCCTTTATTTTATCCGGCAACTTTAGCTTTCCAGTTTCCGGATCATTTGAAACACCAAACGCATAATCAGGAATTAACTGTGGCTTTTTCCGTCTGTTATATACCATTGTATTCTTCATATCCAATGGTCTGAAAATATATTTCTTAAGGACTTCTGGGAAAGAAAAGCCTGTTATTTTTTCCAGAATTACAGCCAGGATTACATAACCTGTATTACAATAATCCCATCGTTCACCAGGATTAAAATAAACTTTAGGGCGCAGAGCTATCAATAGTCCTAATACATCACTATTATCCGCGATAATCGTTTTATCCCAAAATTCTTCAAACAATTCCATATAGTCAGGCAATCCTGAAGTATGATTGAGTAACTGAAAAACGGAGATTCCTTCATAGGGAAAATCCGGAAGAAAATACTTTACATCGGTATGCAGAGACAAATGATATACATCCATAACCTTTAACATAGCAAAAGCTGTAAATGGTTTGGAAACAGACGCAAGTTCAAAAACCGAGGATCTGCTCAGTTCTCGTTTTTCTTCCGGATGATAGTTATTACCAAACGACCCTGCGTATAGAACCTTACGTCGTTCGGCAATCATTATATTTCCATTAAACTTTATTTTTTTTATATAATTTTCAAGTATATCAAATACGTTTTTCATTAATTTTTTAATTTGAAATTTTGCGCATCAGCATTTCCAAAGGTCCCTGTTTAAATTTCTTACTCCAAAAGATGCTGAAATAAATACTAATAATAAAATAACCTACAGAGAATAATAAAATATAAACTGGCTGTAAAGGTGGTTGTCCTCCTAATTCTCCCGAATAATAATCGCCCCGTAAAAGCGCTAGTATCACAAGACCAATCGTAAGATGAGATACATAATGTGTAAATGTCATCTGCCCTGTTTTAGCCAGATCTATTGCCCATTGCTTATTGGAAATATATTGACTTACATACATAAAAGCGGCAATAAGCATCATTCCAAAACTTATGGTATTGATTACAAAAGGTAAAAACGGAGGGATATAATCGGCATGAATAAACTCCATAACCTCAGAGCTAAGATCCAGATACATACTTATAAAACGGATAATCTCAATAAAAACAAAGAGTATAAGTCCTGTTATAAACATTTTACGCTGAGTTTGTTTTTGTGTCCAGTCCTGTCTCCCCAAATATAAACCCACAGCAAAGTATGCAAACCATGGAAACACAGGATTCCAACCATTGTAAAATGTATTGCGGAGAAAACCTTTTACTGTCCAGAAATCGAGATATTGTAAACTTCCAAAATCCCATCCCGTTTCGTAGGGAATAAACAATAATAAAAGATGAAAGACTGCCACAGTAACAGCAGCAGCTATTAGGTAGTACTTTTTATCCATGAACACCAATAAAGCACCTATACTCATATATCCACCATACAAATGCAGGATGTCTGCCGGCCACCACAGATAAAAAAGTACTCCAAAAACAAATAGGAAAGCAGCACGCTTCAGAATTGTCGCTCTTAATCTTTTTCTGTCTTCTGCCGTGTATTCCTGAGTACGATTTGTCATCAATGCTACTCCCATACCCGCCAGCATAACAAAGACTGTACTGGAATGTCCGCTAAACAGTTTCAGAAAATTACCCATGAAACTATTATCATCCTTTCCGAAGACAATATTAAAGTTCACAATAAACATCCCAAAAATAGCATAAGCTCTGGCCAGATCGAATCCGATAATCCTTTTCTTCATATTGCATATATTCCGCAGCAAAAATCACGATTACCACCCAACCAGCCTTTGACAAATGTCAAAAAATACAGAAATTACAGGATTTATTGATTATAAATATCACTGAATAAAAGAATCTTTTTAACCACATAGAAATATAGCCTTATAACCTCCTGTAAGGTATCTTCGATACCAGCATAGATCACATAAAATTTATTTTCCTATATCTAATCTCTCCTGTAGTATTAACCCTATGTTTCTATGTCGTTTTATATAGTTTTATATACAGTATTCATAACCGCAAAAGCAATAAAAGAGTAACATATCGGATTAAAACCTAGTAAAAGTTCAAAAAAGTTTTCTTAACCACATAGAAATATAGCCTCATATCCTACTGTAAGGTATCTTCGATACCAGCATAGATCACATAGCTGATGTGCGAAAATTTATTTTCCTATATCTAATCTCTCCTGTAGTATTAACCCTATATTTCTATGTGGTTTTATAAGGTATCCATCTGATTTTATATTTTCGCTCTGATCCGACTAAGAGTTTCCAGAGAAATCCCCAAATAAGATGAAATATGGGTAAGCTTGATATGATGGATATATTCCGGATATTTTTTCAAGAGATTGAGATAGCGATCTGTAGCACTCCGTGCATGAAAATCAAAAATACGGTCTTCCAGCCAGATAACATATAATTCAGTGACCAGAATTACATATTCCATCAGCTGTGGGTATTGTCCCCTGATCTGATAAAAAGCATTATAATCTACCGCTTCAACCGTAACATCTGTCAGGCATTCTATAACTTCTTTGCTGGGCTTTTGATTCACCAGACTTTCAAATGATACGGCAATATCTTCTTCAAAAAAGAATTCTGTTGTAACTTCTTTATTGTCCAGAATAAAAAACTTTCGGGCAATTCCGTTTACCATAAAGTAACTTTTCCGGCAAACTTCATTCTCCTGTAGCAAAAGCTCTCCTTTTTTCAAGTGTTTAATCGTCGTTAGTCGATCCATTACATTTTTCGTTTCCTCATCAAAACTTTCAACAAGTACCCGGATCTTCTCAATATGTTCAGTCATTTATGGCTGTGGTTTATTTTGATTAGCTTTTTCTGCCTGAATATCATCCAGATATTTTTTTAACACCAAAGGATGACAATGTTTCTCATCTTTTTCAGCATACACCAAGGTTATTACTTCTTCGTTTTCTAATCTGTGCAGAAATGCAATGCCCGGATTCTTATCCAGTAATTCCGCTTTATATTTTTCAGAGAAATCCTTCCAGAGTGCAGGATCATGATGAAACCACTTTCTAAGCTCTGTAGAAGGAGCTAAATCTTTGTCCCATTCGGCAATATCGGCATCCTGTTTAGAGATTCCGCGCGGCCATATTCTGTCCACCAGAACCCTGTAACCATCTTCCGGAGAAGGCTTCTCATAAACTCTTTTAAGGTGTATTGTCTGCATAACTGTAAAGGCAATGACTAAATTTATGAAAAATTATACAACATTTATTCTCTAATGGTTTTCTAATTACATTCTAAGACCTTTCTAACAGCCATTCCAAAGTACTCAGCCTACCTTTGCAGCAAAGAAAAACAGATATGGATACCGATCCGCATTATTACAACAACTAAGCATTCTGCCGCTTCACTTTTCTGTAAGCCGGCCGGATGCTAAAACAGAAAGGTTATGAACACATTAGAATTTACACTTCGTCTCTTTATTGCATTCGCTTTGGGAGCCAGTATTGGTTTTGAAAGACAGTGGCGTCAGAAAAGTGCAGGACTCCGCACCAACACATTAGTATGTCTTGGATCGGCAGCATTTGTATTGCTTTCTATAAGAATAGGTGGCGATGCTACCGGCAGAATAGCATCTTATATCGTTAGCGGCATTGGTTTTTTAGGTGGTGGAGTCATTATGAAAGACGGGCTCACCGTAAGAGGGCTTAATACTGCTGCCACCATCTGGTGTTCGGCTTCGGTTGGAGCTCTATGTGCAATGGGGCTACCACTTGAAGCAGCTATTACCAGCGGATTTATTATCCTCACTCATTTAATTCTGCGCCCGTTAGGAATAACGCTTAGTAAAAATATCAATAGCAGAAGTCATTATACCGAATATCTGTTGAGCATTAAATGTAAAACAGAAGTTGAAAACCATGTACGGGTACTTCTTATGCAATCCTTAGGTGGCAACGATAAGGTTTTGCTCAAATCCCTTACCAGTGATGACAATGGAACACCAGAAAATGCTATTATCACAGCTGAAGTTCATGCTTCTGTACCACAGGACAGCTTCATGGAAAAAACAGCCAGCAGACTTACTATAGAAGATAAAGTAATTAAAGTAAGCTGGGAAATTGTAGGTACCGAAAACGATTTATAACATTAAAAACAGCATTGAAACAATGTTAAAAAGATCCACAAACAAAAATCTTAATTCAGCAGCACTTGTAAAACTTAAAGAAGCAGCTGTACTGAATGAAAAGATGGTGTATGCTATGCTGGAAACTTCAGAAGAAGGGCTTAGCGACAACACGGTAAAAGACCGCGTAAAAATTTATGGTAAAAACGAAATTGCAACGCAGAAGGCTCCTTCATGGTTAAAGCAGTTTGCACATTCATTTTTCAATCCATTCAATTATATACTGGCCTGTATTGCTATTATTTCGTTATTCATTGATGCTATACTAGTCCCTTCCGAAGAGAAAGATTTTAGTACCTGTATTATTATTGCCATTATGTTGCTGTTCAGTACAATTCTTAGATTCATTCAGGAATTCCGAAGTAACAAAGCTGCAGAAGCCCTGAAAAAAATGGTAAAAACAAGCTGCCTTACTAAGCGGAAATTTAAAGACAGCGAGGAAATAGAAATTGCGGATATTGTTCCGGGTGACATTATTTTGCTTTCTGCAGGTGATATGGTACCCGCAGACTGTAGAATTCTAAAAAGTAAAGACTTGTTTATCAGTGAAGCTATCCTCACTGGTGAAGCTCTTCCTGTAGAGAAAAATGCTTTTGCTATCAAGAATGCCAAAGAGCAAAATCCACTTACCCTTCAGAATATCTGTTTTATGGGAACTAATGTGGTAAGCGGCTCCGCCACTGTAGTTGTTGCCAATACTGGTATCTTCACTTATTTCGGAAGTATCAGCCGGAATCTTGTTTCCAAGCGGCCTGAAACTTCTTTCGACATAGGAGTTAACAAAGTAAGCTTCCTTCTTATTCAGTTTATGCTGGTTATGACTCCGGTTATATTCCTGATTAATGGTTTTGTAAAAGATGACTGGATGCAGGCTTTATTATTTGCAATAGCTGTTGCTGTAGGATTGACTCCGGAAATGCTGCCCATGATTGTTACTGCCAATCTTGCAAAAGGTGCTGTGAATATGAGCAAAAAGAAAGTCATAGTTAAAAGGCTCAATGCCATCCAGAATATTGGTGCTATGGATATTCTATGCACAGATAAAACCGGAACACTCACGCTGGATAAAATCGTACTGGAAACCCACCTCAACGTTCGGGGAACAGATGACGATGAGGTACTAAAATGGGCATATCTCAACAGTTTCCATCAAACCGGACTTAAAAATCTTTTAGATCAGGCTGTTCTGGATCATGCTGAAGTACATAACCTGATGAAAGCCGATGAGCTGTATATGAAAGTGGATGAAATTCCTTTTGATTTTGAAAGGAGGAGAATGTCTGTAGTTCTGAATACGTCTAAAGGCAAACACCTGATGATTTCTAAAGGAGCTGTAGAAGAGATGCTTTCTCTGTGTAAATATGCTTTAGATCCCGGAGACGACCATAGCCTGCATATTGAGAATGATAATATTGTTCCGCTGGATGAGGCAATGAAGCAGAAGATTCTTAAAATGTCTGAGAAATTAAATGCTGAAGGGCTTCGCGTTTTACTTGTAGCTATCCGTGAATTTGAAGGGAATCATCCGCTGAACTATTCAGTAGCAGATGAAAACAATCTTACTCTTACTGGATTCATCGGGTTCCTGGATCCTGCAAAACCATCTGCAGAACCTAGTATTAAAGCTTTGCATAAGTTGGGTGTAGAGGTAAAAGTAATTACCGGAGACAATGATATTGTTGCAAAAAAGATATGCCATGATGTTGGTATTCCCATCAATAATATTATGCTGGGTGAAGAACTGGATCATGTTTCGGACGAAGAGCTTAGCAGGAATACGGATCTTTATTCAATTTTTGCTAAAGTAAGTCCGTTACAGAAACAACGTATTGTAAAAGTATTAAAATCGAAGGGACATACTGTAGGTTTTATGGGAGACGGAATTAACGATGCAGCAGCGATTAAAGAAGCTGATGTCGGAATTTCTGTAGACACCGGAGCAGATATTGCCAAAGAAAGCGCTGATATTATCCTGTTGGAAAAAGACCTGATGGTACTGCGCAGTGGCGTTATCTATGGCAGACGGACGTTCGGAAACATTATTAAGTATATTAAAATGACAGCCAGCAGTAATTTTGGCAATATGTTCAGTATGATCGGAGCAAGTGCTTTTTTACCTTTCTTACCAATGCTTCCGTTACAGATACTTACCCAGAATCTGCTTTATGATGTTTCTCAATCTTCTATTCCGTGGGATACTATGGATAAGGATTTTCTGGAAAAACCTAAAAAA is a window of Elizabethkingia anophelis R26 DNA encoding:
- a CDS encoding DUF418 domain-containing protein, producing MKKRIIGFDLARAYAIFGMFIVNFNIVFGKDDNSFMGNFLKLFSGHSSTVFVMLAGMGVALMTNRTQEYTAEDRKRLRATILKRAAFLFVFGVLFYLWWPADILHLYGGYMSIGALLVFMDKKYYLIAAAVTVAVFHLLLLFIPYETGWDFGSLQYLDFWTVKGFLRNTFYNGWNPVFPWFAYFAVGLYLGRQDWTQKQTQRKMFITGLILFVFIEIIRFISMYLDLSSEVMEFIHADYIPPFLPFVINTISFGMMLIAAFMYVSQYISNKQWAIDLAKTGQMTFTHYVSHLTIGLVILALLRGDYYSGELGGQPPLQPVYILLFSVGYFIISIYFSIFWSKKFKQGPLEMLMRKISN
- the mgtA gene encoding magnesium-translocating P-type ATPase; translation: MLKRSTNKNLNSAALVKLKEAAVLNEKMVYAMLETSEEGLSDNTVKDRVKIYGKNEIATQKAPSWLKQFAHSFFNPFNYILACIAIISLFIDAILVPSEEKDFSTCIIIAIMLLFSTILRFIQEFRSNKAAEALKKMVKTSCLTKRKFKDSEEIEIADIVPGDIILLSAGDMVPADCRILKSKDLFISEAILTGEALPVEKNAFAIKNAKEQNPLTLQNICFMGTNVVSGSATVVVANTGIFTYFGSISRNLVSKRPETSFDIGVNKVSFLLIQFMLVMTPVIFLINGFVKDDWMQALLFAIAVAVGLTPEMLPMIVTANLAKGAVNMSKKKVIVKRLNAIQNIGAMDILCTDKTGTLTLDKIVLETHLNVRGTDDDEVLKWAYLNSFHQTGLKNLLDQAVLDHAEVHNLMKADELYMKVDEIPFDFERRRMSVVLNTSKGKHLMISKGAVEEMLSLCKYALDPGDDHSLHIENDNIVPLDEAMKQKILKMSEKLNAEGLRVLLVAIREFEGNHPLNYSVADENNLTLTGFIGFLDPAKPSAEPSIKALHKLGVEVKVITGDNDIVAKKICHDVGIPINNIMLGEELDHVSDEELSRNTDLYSIFAKVSPLQKQRIVKVLKSKGHTVGFMGDGINDAAAIKEADVGISVDTGADIAKESADIILLEKDLMVLRSGVIYGRRTFGNIIKYIKMTASSNFGNMFSMIGASAFLPFLPMLPLQILTQNLLYDVSQSSIPWDTMDKDFLEKPKKWDAGSIKKFMLYIGPLSSIFDYITFAVMFFIFKANTPEHQSLFQTGWFVEGLLSQTLIVHIIRTKKIPFIQSWAAAPVVALTSLIMLIGLSIPFTPIAGYLKMQPLPLSYFPYLLAILTGYCILTQLVKQWFIKKFQQWL
- a CDS encoding serine hydrolase domain-containing protein, which gives rise to MKNVFDILENYIKKIKFNGNIMIAERRKVLYAGSFGNNYHPEEKRELSRSSVFELASVSKPFTAFAMLKVMDVYHLSLHTDVKYFLPDFPYEGISVFQLLNHTSGLPDYMELFEEFWDKTIIADNSDVLGLLIALRPKVYFNPGERWDYCNTGYVILAVILEKITGFSFPEVLKKYIFRPLDMKNTMVYNRRKKPQLIPDYAFGVSNDPETGKLKLPDKIKGEEYVYYLDGIQGDGTVNSTLDDLLIWNNAILEQYLVDEKYLDLMFEPTVNNEGQVFPYGLGWELDEKKNGEKQVYHTGGWPGYFTYNSLYLNSGISVILLCNKPDSEDVENEMLQKLEDAAFGKKSPRTLYS
- a CDS encoding Crp/Fnr family transcriptional regulator, translated to MTEHIEKIRVLVESFDEETKNVMDRLTTIKHLKKGELLLQENEVCRKSYFMVNGIARKFFILDNKEVTTEFFFEEDIAVSFESLVNQKPSKEVIECLTDVTVEAVDYNAFYQIRGQYPQLMEYVILVTELYVIWLEDRIFDFHARSATDRYLNLLKKYPEYIHHIKLTHISSYLGISLETLSRIRAKI
- a CDS encoding MgtC/SapB family protein translates to MNTLEFTLRLFIAFALGASIGFERQWRQKSAGLRTNTLVCLGSAAFVLLSIRIGGDATGRIASYIVSGIGFLGGGVIMKDGLTVRGLNTAATIWCSASVGALCAMGLPLEAAITSGFIILTHLILRPLGITLSKNINSRSHYTEYLLSIKCKTEVENHVRVLLMQSLGGNDKVLLKSLTSDDNGTPENAIITAEVHASVPQDSFMEKTASRLTIEDKVIKVSWEIVGTENDL
- a CDS encoding DUF488 domain-containing protein, coding for MQTIHLKRVYEKPSPEDGYRVLVDRIWPRGISKQDADIAEWDKDLAPSTELRKWFHHDPALWKDFSEKYKAELLDKNPGIAFLHRLENEEVITLVYAEKDEKHCHPLVLKKYLDDIQAEKANQNKPQP
- a CDS encoding GrpB family protein, producing MHLTIEKYNPDWKKRFEELKKELKELTVLVDTDIQHIGSTSVEGLSAKPVIDIMIGVNSEKDLDKIPHLLAGRQYVYYEKYNEDMPYRRFFVKLKAKPSEWSFPEQINKNDEIPEKLHDHSLRLAHIHVIPTDSEHWLRHIAFRDYLKAYPDVKAEYQKLKEELGKKEWEDGNEYNEAKNDFIQSEEQKAIRWYKEK